One window from the genome of Rhinolophus ferrumequinum isolate MPI-CBG mRhiFer1 chromosome 10, mRhiFer1_v1.p, whole genome shotgun sequence encodes:
- the LOC117028823 gene encoding olfactory receptor 6C2: MRNHTPITTFILLGLTNDPQLQILLFIFLFLTYLLSVTGNLTIITLTLVDSHLKTPMYFFLRNFSILEISFTTVCIPRFLYSISTGDNSITYNACASQIFFVTLFGATEFFLLAAMSYDRYVAICKPLHYMTIMNNRVCTFLVLWCWVSGLLIILPPLSLGLQLEFCDSNAIDHFSCDGGPLLKISCSDTWVMEQMVLLVAVFALVITLVCVFLSYTYIIRTILRFPSVQQRKKAFSTCSSHMIVVSITYGSCIFIYIKPSAKEGVAINKGVFMLTTSVAPLLNPFIYTLRNKQVKQAFNHSIKRILFLSKKSTF, encoded by the coding sequence ATGAGAAACCACACACCAATAACAACTTTTATCCTGCTGGGACTGACGAATGATCCACAACTGCAAATTCtgctttttatctttctatttctcacCTATTTATTGAGTGTAACAGGCAACCTGACTATTATCACTCTCACATTGGTGGACTCCCATCTTAAAACTCCTATGTACTTTTTCCTCAGAAATTTTTCCATCTTAGAAATCTCATTTACCACTGTCTGTATTCCTAGATTCCTGTACAGTATATCAACCGGGGACAATAGCATTACCTACAATGCTTGTGcaagtcaaatattttttgttactcTCTTTGGAGCAACAGAATTTTTTCTCCTGGCAGCCATGTCTTATGACCGCTACGTTGCTATCTGTAAACCCCTTCATTACATGACCATCATGAACAATAGGGTCTGTACCTTCTTAGTCCTCTGGTGTTGGGTGTCTGGCTTGCTGATCATTCTCCCACCCCTTAGCTTGGGGCTCCAGCTTGAATTCTGTGACTCCAATGCCATTGATCATTTTAGCTGTGATGGAGGTCCCCTCCTAAAGATCTCATGCTCAGATACATGGGTAATGGAACAAATGGTTCTCCTCGTGGCTGTATTTGCACTTGTTATCACCctagtgtgtgtgtttctctcctACACATACATTATCAGGACTATTCTGAGATTCCCCTCTgtccaacaaagaaaaaaggcCTTTTCCACCTGCTCGTCCCATATGATTGTGGTTTCCATCACCTACGGAAGCTGCATCTTCATCTATATCAAGCCCTCAGCAAAGGAAGGAGTGGCCATTAATAAAGGCGTATTCATGCTAACTACTTCTGTTGCTCCCTTGTTGAACCCTTTCATTTACACCCTGAGGAATAAGCAAGTAAAACAAGCTTTCAATCACTCCATAAAGAGGATACTATTTCTCTCAAAGAAATCGACGTTTTGA